The following proteins are co-located in the Malus sylvestris chromosome 13, drMalSylv7.2, whole genome shotgun sequence genome:
- the LOC126595913 gene encoding protein argonaute 10-like: MPIRKKESSEQHLVIKPHLQNPVNPVQKAPKTAQNGKGPPPQEPQNPKLHNQTSPPAKNRGRRRGRGGRKSDQGDVCMRPSSRHCAVAHLPASPSLGGAAPLATSPNGYVENGGNSVSMEMGFPTSSKSLSFAPRPGYGQVGIKCIVKANHFFAELPEKDLNHYDVSITPEVASRALNRAIMAELVRLYKESDLGMRLPAYDGRKSLYTAGELPFAWKEFNIKLVDEPDGISGRKREREYKVVIKFVARANMHHLGQFLAGKCADAPQEALQILDIVLRELSNKRYCPIGRSFFSPNIRTPQRLGEGLESWCGFYQSIRPTQMGLSLNIDMASAAFIEPLPVIEFVAQLLGKDVLSRTLSDADRVKIKKALRGVKVEVTHRGSVRRKYRVSGLTSQPTRELVFPVDENLTMKSVIEYFQEMYGFTIQHGHLPCLQVGNQKKANYLPMEACKIVEGQRYTKRLNEKQITALLKVTCQRPRDRENDILQTVQHNAYDQDPYAKEFGIKISEKLASVEARILPAPWLKYHETGKEKNCLPQVGQWNMMNKKMINGMTVSRWACINFSRGVQESVARGFCSELAQMCQVSGMEFNSEPVIPIYNARPEQVEKALKHVYHASMNKTKGKDLELLLAILPDNNGSLYGDIKRICETDLGLISQCCLTKYVFKISKQYLANVSLKINVKMGGRNTVLLDAISCRIPLVSDIPTIIFGADVTHPENGEDSSPSIAAVVASQDWPEVTKYAGLVCAQAHRQELIQDLYKTWQDPVRGTVSGGMIRDLLVSFRKATGQKPLRIIFYRDGVSEGQFYQVLLYELDAIRKACASLEPNYQPPVTFIVVQKRHHTRLFANNHRDRSSIDKSGNILPGTVVDTKICHPTEHDFYLCSHAGIQGTSRPAHYHVIWDENNFTADGIQSLTNNLCYTYARCTRSVSVVPPAYYAHLAAFRARFYLEPDMQENGSTGHTAKGTRAAGESGVRPLPALKENVKRVMFYC; the protein is encoded by the exons ATGCCTATAAGAAAGAAGGAGAGCTCGGAGCAACACCTTGTGATCAAACCCCACTTGCAGAACCCAGTGAACCCAGTTCAAAAGGCACCGAAAACTGCCCAAAATGGCAAAGGTCCACCACCCCAGGAACCCCAAAACCCCAAACTCCATAACCAAACATCACCTCCAGCAAAaaacagaggaagaagaaggggcAGAGGCGGTCGGAAGTCCGATCAAGGTGATGTTTGTATGCGGCCGAGCTCGCGGCACTGCGCTGTGGCTCATCTACCTGCCTCACCAAGCTTGGGTGGTGCTGCTCCTCTAGCTACTAGTCCAAATGGTTATGTGGAAAATGGTGGCAACTCGGTTTCCATGGAGATGGGGTTTCCGACTTCGAGCAAGTCGTTGAGTTTTGCTCCTCGGCCTGGTTATGGACAAGTTGGGATCAAGTGTATTGTGAAGGCCAACCATTTCTTTGCAGAGTTACCAGAGAAGGACTTGAACCATTATGAT GTTAGCATAACTCCTGAAGTTGCATCGAGAGCTTTGAACAGAGCTATCATGGCAGAACTGGTGAGGTTGTACAAGGAATCTGACTTAGGAATGAGACTGCCTGCTTATGATGGTAGAAAGAGTTTGTACACTGCTGGTGAGCTGCCCTTTGCTTGGAAGGAGTTCAATATTAAGCTTGTTGATGAACCGGATGGAATCAGTGGCCGAAA AAGAGAAAGAGAATATAAAGTGGTAATTAAATTCGTTGCACGAGCAAACATGCATCATCTGGGCCAGTTTCTGGCTGGTAAGTGTGCTGATGCTCCACAGGAAGCGCTCCAAATTCTTGACATTGTATTAAGAGAGCTCTCAAACAAGAG GTACTGCCCCATTGGGAGATCCTTCTTTTCACCCAATATCAGAACACCACAACGGCTTGGTGAGGGGTTGGAATCGTGGTGCGGGTTTTACCAAAGTATAAGACCTACCCAAATGGGGCTTTCCCTCAACATTG ATATGGCTTCAGCTGCGTTTATTGAGCCTCTCCCTGTAATAGAGTTTGTAGCCCAGCTTCTAGGCAAAGATGTATTGTCTAGAACATTGTCTGATGCTGACCGTGTAAAG ATTAAAAAGGCTCTTAGAGGTGTGAAAGTTGAAGTTACACACAGAGGGAGTGTTCGAAGAAAGTATCGAGTTTCAGGATTGACATCTCAACCTACAAGAGAACTAGT GTTTCCTGTTGATGAGAACTTGACCATGAAGTCCGTAATTGAATACTTCCAAGAGATGTATGGATTCACCATTCAACACGGGCATCTTCCTTGCCTTCAAGTTGGTAATCAGAAGAAGGCAAACTATTTACCCATGGAG GCCTGCAAAATTGTTGAGGGGCAACGGTATACAAAGAGGTTGAATGAGAAGCAAATTACTGCTCTCTTAAAGGTTACATGTCAAAGACCTAGGGATCGTGAAAATGACATCCTGCag ACTGTTCAACACAACGCATATGACCAAGATCCTTATGCGAAGGAGTTTGGAATCAAAATCAGTGAAAAACTAGCTTCAGTCGAAGCTCGAATTCTTCCTGCTCCTTGG CTGAAGTATCATGAAactggaaaagaaaagaattgtttGCCTCAAGTTGGTCAGTGGAATATGATGAACAAG AAAATGATTAATGGAATGACTGTCAGTCGGTGGGCTTGTATTAATTTTTCAAGGGGAGTGCAAGAGAGTGTCGCACGTGGATTTTGCAGTGAACTTGCTCAAATGTGTCAAGTATCTGGCATG GAATTTAATTCAGAACCTGTAATTCCAATCTACAATGCGAGGCCTGAACAAGTAGAGAAAGCTTTGAAGCATGTTTATCATGCGTCCATGAAcaagaccaaaggaaaagatttAGAGCTCCTATTGGCCATTTTGCCTGACAACAACGGGTCCCTGTATG GTGATATCAAGCGAATATGTGAAACAGATCTCGGTTTAATATCACAATGCTGTCTCACAAAGTATGTTTTCAAGATCAGCAAACAGTACTTGGCTAATGTCTCCCTAAAGATAAATGTTAAG ATGGGTGGCAGAAACACTGTTCTCTTGGATGCTATCAGCTGCAGGATACCTTTGGTCAGTGATATACCAACCATAATCTTTGGAGCAGATGTGACTCACCCTGAGAATGGAGAAGATTCCAGCCCCTCAATTGCTgct GTGGTAGCTTCCCAGGACTGGCCCGAAGTGACCAAATATGCTGGATTAGTTTGTGCTCAAGCTCACAGACAGGAACTCATACAGGATTTGTATAAAACATGGCAAGACCCTGTTCGTGGCACAGTCAGTGGTGGCATGATCCG GGATCTTCTGGTTTCGTTTAGGAAGGCAACAGGACAGAAGCCCCTAAGGATTATATTTTACAG GGATGGTGTAAGTGAAGGTCAATTTTACCAAGTCTTACTTTACGAGCTTGATGCAATCCGGAAG GCATGCGCTTCTCTGGAACCCAACTATCAACCACCAGTGACTTTCATTGTGGTTCAAAAACGGCACCACACACGATTATTTGCTAATAACCATAGGGACAGGAGCAGCATAGACAAGAGTGGGAACATATTACCTG GTACTGTGGTTGATACTAAGATTTGCCATCCAACCGAACATGATTTCTATCTCTGCAGTCATGCTGGTATTCAG GGGACAAGTCGCCCAGCTCACTACCATGTTATTTGGGATGAGAATAATTTTACTGCTGATGGAATCCAATCATTGACAAATAACCTGTGTTACACATATGCAAGGTGCACGCGCTCTGTCTCTGTTG TACCTCCGGCATACTATGCGCATTTGGCTGCTTTCCGTGCTCGATTCTATCTGGAGCCAGATATGCAAGAGAATGGCTCTACTGGTCACACTGCTAAGGGTACACGCGCTGCTGGCGAGTCTGGAGTGCGACCATTACCAGCCTTGAAGGAGAATGTAAAGAGAGTAATGTTTTATTGTTAG